TCGATCAAAAATGGGCATGGAACGCAATGTTTTAACAGGAAGTTATATATTCCCTGCGTTTGGTGGTTAGTCACCGGGAATTTTTTGTGATGATTAATTTTAGGAGATAAAATATGGATCCGAGTGCATTAGTCACTTCTGTTACTGGAAGTAATACTGCTGCCATTCAGGCATCGGCAGATATGACGGAAAGCAATACAGAACGTGAGCTGGAGCTTGCAGCTGATAGCGCTGAATTCAATACGGCTAAAAGTGTGGCTGACATGGCTGCACAGCAAACACAATAATATTGTTGTTGGTTTATTGTTAATGAAATGGGGCTGCGGCTTTGCCGTAGCCCTCTTGCGGAATAGGTGTGTCAATTATGCAAGTGAGCAGCGAATTACTCCAACTATTGTCTCAAGCAGCTTATATAGCCTGTTTTCGTGGTGATACCAAACGCTCTCAGGTTATCATGGAAGGGGTGAGTGTTATGGGTAAAGAGCAAATTCCTATTAAAATAGGGTTGGTTATTGTTAATTTCTATGCAGGCCAATACCGGCAGGCTGTTGATATACTGCGTCGCCAGGTTTTGCAAGAAGATCCGGAGCATATGACAGCCAAGTGCTTTTTGGGAATGTCTTTGAAACAACTGGGTGAAGTTGCAGAGGCTAAAGAGTTTTTAGAAGAGGTTATGCATAAAGGCTCTAAAGATGAGCGTGAACTTGCAGCTGCTTACTTAAATTAAGGAAAGGTGAGCTACGATGTTTGATGCTAGTGCTTTGGTTAATCCCGCGGTTACCAATAATGTATTGGATCAGCAACAAACGTTGCCAATGCCTGCGCTGCAGGATGTTATGAAATTTGACAATTTATTCGGGCAGGGGAAGAGTGTTGCCGATGTTGCAGTCACTGAGGATTCAAGTATTCTACAGCTGCAAGATATTGATGATGATGGGCTGGCAAGCTTTTCATCATCCATGATGGATGAAATTTCAACAATAGATGGTTCTTATGGTAAGTTGATGAGCGATTTCTTCAATCGA
The sequence above is drawn from the Thiothrix nivea DSM 5205 genome and encodes:
- a CDS encoding tetratricopeptide repeat protein; translation: MQVSSELLQLLSQAAYIACFRGDTKRSQVIMEGVSVMGKEQIPIKIGLVIVNFYAGQYRQAVDILRRQVLQEDPEHMTAKCFLGMSLKQLGEVAEAKEFLEEVMHKGSKDERELAAAYLN